A part of archaeon BMS3Bbin15 genomic DNA contains:
- a CDS encoding 50S ribosomal protein L34e, with product MVEPRYRTDSVKPRAKKTPGGKIVVHYAKKRVKAPKCARCGRRLEGMKILRSKVLKRVNKSKKRVNRPYGGYLCSGCMRQEIKAKVRKE from the coding sequence ATGGTTGAGCCAAGATATAGAACAGATTCCGTGAAACCCAGAGCTAAAAAGACACCGGGCGGTAAGATTGTGGTGCATTACGCAAAGAAGAGAGTAAAAGCACCAAAATGTGCAAGGTGTGGAAGAAGGCTTGAGGGTATGAAAATTCTCCGTTCCAAGGTTCTCAAAAGAGTGAATAAGTCAAAGAAAAGGGTTAACAGACCATATGGTGGGTACCTTTGTTCAGGCTGTATGCGACAGGAGATAAAAGCAAAGGTAAGAAAAGAATGA
- a CDS encoding 50S ribosomal protein L14e, which yields MLDIGRICVKLTGKEAGNKAVIVDIVDKNFVLVDSPWVNRRRCNIKHLEPLDKVLQISRGASSEEVEKALKEAEIEG from the coding sequence ATGCTTGATATAGGAAGAATTTGTGTAAAACTTACAGGAAAGGAAGCTGGAAATAAGGCAGTAATAGTTGACATTGTGGATAAGAATTTTGTGCTTGTGGACTCCCCATGGGTAAATAGAAGGAGATGCAATATCAAACATCTGGAGCCTCTCGATAAAGTTCTTCAGATTTCACGGGGCGCTTCCAGTGAAGAAGTTGAGAAGGCTCTGAAGGAAGCAGAAATAGAAGGTTAA
- the cmk gene encoding cytidylate kinase: protein MFRLYATGDKSKGKKRMIITISGHIGSGKTTIARALSERFKLNHISAGQVFRNMAKEHKMNLQEFSKLAEENPEIDREVDRRQVALAKDGNVVVDGRLSAHLIKDADFKIWLKANIEERARRVSRRENIAYEVALKETLERENSERKRYREIYNIYIDNLKPYDVILNTELWDVESIIKVIVNMVTSSKMWMKPRREARQT from the coding sequence TTGTTCAGGCTGTATGCGACAGGAGATAAAAGCAAAGGTAAGAAAAGAATGATTATTACTATCTCAGGCCATATAGGCAGCGGAAAGACAACAATAGCAAGAGCCCTATCAGAGAGATTTAAGCTGAACCATATCAGTGCAGGTCAGGTTTTTAGAAACATGGCAAAGGAGCATAAAATGAACCTTCAGGAGTTCTCAAAGCTGGCTGAAGAGAATCCAGAGATAGACAGAGAGGTGGATAGGAGACAGGTTGCTCTTGCTAAAGATGGTAATGTTGTTGTTGATGGCAGGCTATCTGCTCATCTCATAAAGGATGCTGATTTCAAAATCTGGCTTAAGGCAAATATTGAAGAAAGGGCAAGAAGGGTATCCAGACGTGAGAATATAGCCTATGAGGTTGCTTTGAAAGAAACCCTTGAGAGAGAGAACAGTGAAAGGAAGAGGTATAGAGAAATTTATAATATTTATATTGATAATCTTAAGCCCTACGATGTTATTCTCAACACTGAACTATGGGATGTTGAGAGTATTATAAAGGTAATAGTAAATATGGTAACTTCCTCCAAAATGTGGATGAAGCCACGCCGCGAGGCAAGGCAGACTTAA